A part of Paenibacillus sp. sptzw28 genomic DNA contains:
- a CDS encoding phosphatidate cytidylyltransferase: MKQRIVTGVIGGAVFVLMTVLGGWYYYGLLLLLAITGFGEYARMNGLRWHHPASLIGFAGMFVVLIPWDALGLAQPNAIHTLWLLLFLLLTITVFTKNDMTIDGAALLLLGALYVGYGFHAMFEVRNADSHGLLMSCAAFGAIWASDIGAYFVGRTIGKHKLWPSISPNKTIEGSLGGVVLSMAVAVMFSFAAPDAIHLDKALMIGLVAAVAGQLGDLIQSAYKRVRGIKDTGAILPGHGGVLDRCDSWLVVFPLLVMTGLVPLS; this comes from the coding sequence TTGAAACAACGAATTGTAACGGGTGTCATCGGAGGCGCCGTATTCGTCCTTATGACGGTGCTGGGCGGATGGTATTATTATGGACTGCTATTATTGCTCGCTATTACCGGCTTTGGGGAATATGCCCGAATGAACGGACTGCGGTGGCATCATCCGGCTTCGCTCATCGGTTTCGCCGGGATGTTTGTCGTGCTGATTCCGTGGGATGCGCTCGGCCTGGCTCAGCCCAATGCCATACATACGCTTTGGCTTCTTCTCTTTTTGCTGCTCACGATTACCGTATTTACGAAAAACGATATGACAATCGATGGCGCCGCTCTTCTTCTGCTTGGGGCGCTATACGTCGGTTATGGTTTTCATGCGATGTTTGAAGTCCGTAACGCCGACTCTCATGGACTGCTTATGAGCTGCGCGGCTTTTGGAGCGATTTGGGCTTCCGATATCGGCGCTTACTTCGTCGGTCGCACCATTGGCAAGCATAAGCTCTGGCCTTCAATAAGTCCTAATAAGACGATCGAAGGTTCTTTGGGCGGTGTGGTGCTGTCAATGGCGGTTGCGGTTATGTTCTCCTTTGCGGCTCCGGACGCAATCCATTTGGACAAAGCGTTAATGATCGGACTCGTCGCGGCAGTGGCAGGGCAGCTTGGAGACCTCATTCAATCCGCCTACAAGCGGGTAAGGGGGATAAAAGATACTGGAGCAATACTTCCGGGACATGGCGGCGTGCTGGACCGTTGCGACAGCTGGCTCGTTGTTTTTCCGCTGCTGGTTATGACCGGACTGGTGCCTTTAAGCTAG
- a CDS encoding PolC-type DNA polymerase III, with protein MSQTGEKRHRFELLLKQSELPQQLTDEHFGDGYIDKVIVSRSNREWTFCIRKASLVPLPAFGVFCRTVQSKFAHIAEISFKFSYEEAVLTDDVLLEYWPAFVEWVQQHNASVNGWLGKAKMEAEGGLLTIALLDEMGLELARKKKIDEMAVRFFEEQFDRTCRVKLAVGQQSQEAYEQFAQKRDREEREVIQQMISSAASEAPPVEEGEVRLVVGYDIRDEPVPVMNIVEEEKKVTVQGSVFALDVKELRNGSTLFTFNVTDFTDSIAMKMFAKTKDDVKVLSQLSNGKWIKARGRVEYDRFMQEPELVMMPSDLHEVVPPKEAKDDAEEKRVEFHLHTTMSTMDAVTPVDAYIKQAAKWGHKAIAITDHSNVQCYPDAAKAAKKHGIKVLFGLEANVVNDAVPMVLNPREETLQTAEYVVFDIETTGLSVVNNKIIELAGVKMREGKEIDRFSTFINPHEAIPYNIQQLTNITNDMVQDAPELEPMLREFVDFIGSSVLVAHNARFDMGFIQAACKRLGMPEVRNPVLDTLELARFLHPTMKNHRLNTLSDKYKISLENHHRAIDDSIVLGGVLFGLIGDAVQRNITGLHMLNDYVGLDLSNMRPFHCCIYALNAVGKKNLFKLISLSHTQYFKRVASIPKSKLSELREGLLIVSGCEKGEFFETVMNKSVEEAEEAARYYDVLEIQPVTFYMHLVEKGFVASRAEIEQALRRVCEIGDKLGKPVIATGNVHYLLPRDKMFRDITIHGITGFSPLKDIRKPDAHFRTTKEMLEEFAFLGEARAYEVVVKNTSELAERFEEFQMFPKTGGPTDNGLFSPIIEGADDEIRTKCYDTAKRMYGEPLPDIVVQRLEKELVPIIKYGFSANYLISERLVKKSNEDGYLVGSRGSVGSSVVATFLGISEVNPLPAHYTCLSETCKYSEWFLDGSYPSGFDLPDKTCPNCGKPLKGEGQDIPFETFLGFKGDKVPDIDLNFSGEYQPIAHNYTKVIFGEKNVYRAGTIGTVAEKTAFGFTKKYEEDHGKKWRGAELSRLASGCTGVKRSTGQHPGGIVVVPEYIEVEDITPVQYPADDTGAEWKTTHFDYHAFDENLLKLDILGHDDPTMMRMLQDLTGVDPTTIPMNDPKVMSMFNSSEALGVTPEQIRSPVATYGVPEMGTKFVRQMLEETKPSSFADLLQISGLSHGTGVWLGNAQELIKNRTCTIKTVIGCRDDIMLYLIYKAGMDAGLAFKITESVRKGKGLTPEWIDEMKRCKVPQWYIDSCLKIEYMFPKAHAAAYVISAVRTAYFKLYYPIAYYATYFSVRAEDFDLELLCQGYDAILRKLIEIESKGFSATPKEKGSVSLLEMALEMTARGFSFKPVDLYRSDATRFIIDGSSLIPPFAAIAGIGDNAARNIAAAREAGEFLSVEDFQQKSKASKTIIEVLGGMGCFRGLPESNQLSLF; from the coding sequence ATGAGCCAAACCGGGGAAAAGCGGCATCGTTTCGAACTGCTTCTCAAGCAGTCGGAGCTGCCGCAGCAATTGACGGATGAACATTTTGGGGACGGGTATATCGACAAAGTGATCGTGAGCCGGAGCAACCGGGAATGGACGTTTTGCATACGCAAAGCGTCCTTGGTTCCTTTACCGGCTTTTGGTGTTTTTTGCCGCACTGTACAGTCTAAGTTTGCACATATTGCAGAGATTTCATTTAAATTCAGCTATGAGGAAGCCGTGTTGACGGACGATGTGCTGCTGGAATATTGGCCGGCATTCGTCGAATGGGTACAGCAGCATAACGCATCGGTGAACGGCTGGCTCGGCAAGGCGAAGATGGAAGCCGAAGGCGGCCTCCTCACGATCGCGCTGCTCGATGAGATGGGTCTTGAGCTTGCCCGCAAGAAGAAGATCGACGAAATGGCGGTTCGATTCTTCGAGGAGCAGTTTGACCGGACTTGCAGAGTGAAGCTGGCGGTAGGGCAGCAAAGCCAGGAGGCTTATGAACAGTTCGCTCAGAAGCGCGACCGGGAAGAGCGGGAAGTCATCCAGCAAATGATAAGCAGCGCAGCGTCCGAAGCTCCTCCGGTGGAGGAGGGCGAAGTGAGGCTCGTCGTCGGTTATGACATACGCGATGAACCGGTGCCTGTAATGAACATCGTCGAGGAAGAGAAGAAGGTAACCGTCCAGGGCTCAGTCTTCGCTCTAGATGTGAAGGAGCTTCGCAACGGCAGCACGCTCTTTACATTTAACGTAACGGATTTTACCGATTCGATCGCGATGAAAATGTTCGCCAAGACGAAGGACGACGTCAAGGTGCTTAGTCAACTGTCCAACGGCAAATGGATCAAAGCCCGCGGGCGCGTAGAATACGACCGGTTCATGCAGGAACCCGAGCTCGTCATGATGCCCTCCGATCTTCATGAAGTAGTGCCGCCGAAGGAAGCCAAAGACGATGCGGAAGAAAAACGCGTCGAGTTTCACCTTCATACGACAATGAGCACGATGGACGCCGTGACGCCCGTTGACGCGTACATAAAACAAGCGGCGAAGTGGGGACATAAAGCAATCGCCATTACCGATCACAGTAATGTGCAGTGCTATCCCGACGCTGCGAAGGCGGCGAAGAAGCATGGGATCAAGGTGCTGTTCGGTCTGGAAGCCAATGTCGTCAACGACGCCGTTCCAATGGTCCTTAACCCGCGCGAAGAAACGCTGCAAACGGCCGAATATGTCGTATTTGATATTGAGACGACCGGATTGTCTGTCGTCAACAATAAGATTATCGAGCTTGCCGGCGTGAAAATGCGGGAAGGGAAGGAAATTGACCGTTTCTCGACCTTCATTAACCCGCACGAAGCGATTCCCTACAACATTCAGCAGCTGACGAACATAACGAACGATATGGTGCAGGATGCGCCGGAGCTTGAGCCGATGCTTCGCGAATTTGTGGATTTCATCGGATCTTCGGTGCTGGTGGCGCATAATGCGCGGTTCGATATGGGCTTCATTCAGGCGGCTTGCAAGAGGCTGGGAATGCCGGAGGTCAGGAATCCGGTGCTGGATACGCTGGAGCTCGCCCGCTTCCTTCATCCGACGATGAAGAACCATAGGCTGAACACGCTATCGGATAAATATAAAATAAGTCTGGAAAATCATCACAGGGCCATCGACGATTCAATCGTCCTCGGCGGCGTTCTATTCGGACTCATAGGCGACGCCGTTCAACGGAACATAACGGGCCTTCATATGCTGAACGATTATGTCGGACTCGATTTATCCAACATGCGTCCGTTCCACTGCTGCATTTATGCGCTTAATGCTGTGGGCAAGAAGAACTTATTCAAGCTCATATCGCTGTCTCATACGCAATATTTTAAACGTGTCGCCTCTATTCCGAAGAGCAAGCTTTCCGAGCTGAGAGAAGGGCTGCTGATCGTTTCAGGCTGCGAGAAGGGCGAGTTTTTTGAAACGGTAATGAACAAATCGGTTGAGGAAGCCGAGGAAGCGGCGCGTTACTACGATGTGCTTGAAATTCAGCCTGTCACCTTCTACATGCATCTGGTGGAGAAGGGTTTTGTCGCCAGTCGCGCCGAAATCGAGCAGGCGCTTCGGCGCGTCTGCGAAATCGGCGACAAGCTGGGCAAGCCGGTCATCGCCACAGGAAATGTCCATTATTTGCTTCCCCGGGACAAAATGTTCCGTGATATCACCATTCACGGCATAACAGGCTTTAGCCCGCTCAAAGACATCCGCAAACCGGACGCTCATTTCCGGACGACCAAAGAGATGCTTGAGGAATTCGCATTTCTGGGCGAAGCCAGGGCTTATGAGGTCGTAGTGAAAAATACGTCGGAGCTGGCTGAGCGGTTCGAAGAATTTCAAATGTTTCCGAAGACAGGCGGACCGACGGACAACGGATTGTTCTCGCCTATTATTGAAGGCGCGGATGATGAAATCCGGACCAAGTGCTATGACACGGCAAAACGGATGTACGGTGAACCCTTGCCCGATATTGTCGTTCAGCGGCTGGAGAAGGAACTTGTTCCTATTATCAAATACGGCTTCTCGGCAAACTATTTGATTTCCGAACGGCTGGTCAAGAAGTCTAACGAGGACGGCTACCTGGTCGGTTCCAGGGGGTCGGTCGGCTCCTCGGTGGTGGCTACGTTTCTCGGCATTTCGGAGGTAAACCCGCTGCCTGCTCACTACACGTGTCTAAGTGAAACGTGCAAATACAGCGAGTGGTTCCTGGACGGCAGCTACCCGAGCGGCTTCGATTTGCCGGACAAGACCTGCCCGAACTGCGGTAAACCGCTCAAAGGCGAGGGACAGGACATACCGTTCGAAACGTTCCTCGGCTTCAAGGGAGATAAAGTTCCCGATATCGATCTTAACTTCTCAGGTGAATATCAGCCGATAGCTCATAATTACACTAAAGTGATTTTCGGGGAGAAAAACGTATATCGTGCGGGAACGATCGGTACGGTCGCGGAGAAGACGGCATTCGGGTTTACCAAAAAGTATGAAGAAGATCATGGCAAGAAATGGCGCGGGGCAGAGCTTTCAAGGCTTGCCAGCGGCTGTACCGGAGTTAAGCGAAGCACGGGCCAGCATCCCGGCGGCATTGTAGTCGTACCTGAATATATCGAGGTGGAAGATATTACGCCGGTGCAATACCCGGCTGACGATACGGGCGCGGAGTGGAAAACGACGCATTTTGATTACCATGCATTCGATGAGAACCTGCTCAAGCTTGATATTCTCGGGCACGACGATCCGACGATGATGCGGATGCTGCAGGATTTGACTGGCGTCGACCCGACGACGATACCGATGAACGATCCGAAGGTCATGAGCATGTTCAACTCCTCGGAGGCACTGGGCGTGACGCCGGAACAAATCCGCTCTCCTGTCGCCACTTATGGAGTGCCGGAGATGGGAACGAAGTTCGTTCGGCAGATGCTCGAGGAGACGAAGCCGTCGTCCTTTGCGGACCTGCTCCAAATATCGGGTCTCTCCCACGGAACCGGCGTTTGGCTCGGCAATGCGCAGGAGCTGATCAAGAATCGGACGTGTACAATTAAGACTGTAATCGGCTGCCGCGACGACATCATGCTTTACCTGATATATAAGGCGGGAATGGACGCGGGGCTCGCATTTAAAATTACCGAAAGCGTGCGGAAAGGCAAGGGGCTGACACCGGAGTGGATTGACGAAATGAAGCGGTGCAAGGTGCCGCAGTGGTATATCGACTCGTGTCTGAAGATCGAGTATATGTTCCCGAAGGCGCATGCCGCCGCTTATGTTATTTCGGCAGTACGAACTGCTTACTTCAAGCTTTATTATCCGATTGCTTATTATGCGACGTATTTTAGCGTTCGAGCGGAAGATTTCGATCTGGAACTGCTTTGCCAGGGTTATGATGCTATTTTGCGTAAACTTATCGAAATTGAATCGAAGGGGTTCAGCGCCACGCCTAAGGAGAAAGGCTCGGTATCGCTGCTGGAGATGGCACTGGAGATGACGGCACGGGGCTTTTCATTCAAACCGGTCGACCTTTACCGTTCCGATGCTACCCGGTTCATAATCGACGGCAGCTCGCTCATTCCGCCGTTTGCGGCCATCGCGGGTATCGGCGACAACGCCGCCCGCAACATTGCAGCCGCGCGCGAAGCAGGCGAATTCCTCTCGGTGGAGGACTTCCAGCAGAAGTCAAAAGCATCGAAAACGATTATCGAAGTGCTTGGCGGAATGGGATGTTTCCGCGGCCTTCCCGAGTCCAACCAGCTATCATTGTTCTAA
- the proS gene encoding proline--tRNA ligase → MSKEKQFVTEITPQGEDFSRWYIDVIKKAELMDYSPVRGCIVFRPDGFEIWEHMKDELDRRFKETGHRNAYFPLFIPESFFQKEKEHVEGFNPELPWVTEAGGEKLEERLAIRPTSETIIGHMYSKWIQSYRDLPVLINQWANVVRWEKRTLPFLRTTEFLWQEGHTAHETEAEARGETNQMLSIYKDFAENFLAIPVIVGQKTPSEKFAGAVDTFSIEAMMKDGRAVQAATSHYLGTNFAVAFDIKYLDRENTQQFVHTTSWGSTTRLIGALIMVHGDDRGLALPPKVAPTQVVMIPIGPPKTREQVIGRVDELYTELKKAGVRVKVDDRSDVSPGWKFNEYEMRGVPVRLELGPRDMENGQVVLVSRLTGEKRVVSQADLVAEIKRMLDEIQAGMLERAKQFRAEHSYSVETLDEMKSLMEEKRGFALAGWCGSESCERQVKEETGATSRNIPFEPAQQKTQCLVCGEKAKHTVVFARAY, encoded by the coding sequence ATGTCGAAGGAGAAGCAGTTTGTAACGGAGATAACACCACAGGGCGAAGATTTCTCCCGGTGGTACATCGATGTGATCAAGAAAGCCGAATTAATGGATTATTCGCCGGTGCGGGGATGTATCGTGTTCCGGCCGGATGGATTCGAGATTTGGGAGCATATGAAGGATGAGCTCGACCGGCGGTTCAAGGAAACGGGCCACCGCAATGCGTATTTTCCGCTCTTTATTCCGGAGAGCTTCTTCCAGAAGGAGAAGGAGCATGTGGAAGGCTTTAATCCGGAGCTGCCTTGGGTAACCGAAGCGGGCGGAGAGAAGCTTGAGGAGCGGCTTGCGATCAGGCCGACATCCGAGACGATTATCGGTCATATGTACTCGAAATGGATTCAATCATACCGTGATTTGCCTGTCCTCATTAATCAGTGGGCGAACGTTGTCCGTTGGGAGAAAAGGACGCTGCCTTTCCTGAGAACTACCGAGTTTTTGTGGCAGGAAGGCCACACAGCGCATGAAACGGAAGCTGAAGCTCGCGGCGAGACGAATCAAATGCTGAGCATCTATAAGGATTTCGCCGAAAATTTCCTGGCGATTCCGGTTATCGTCGGACAAAAGACGCCATCGGAGAAATTTGCTGGCGCTGTCGACACTTTTTCAATCGAAGCGATGATGAAGGACGGACGCGCCGTGCAGGCCGCGACGTCACATTATTTGGGCACGAACTTTGCAGTCGCCTTCGATATTAAATATTTGGACCGGGAGAATACACAGCAGTTCGTACATACGACCTCCTGGGGATCAACGACGCGTCTCATAGGAGCTCTGATCATGGTGCACGGCGATGACCGTGGTCTCGCGCTTCCGCCTAAAGTGGCGCCGACACAGGTGGTAATGATTCCGATAGGGCCGCCGAAAACGCGCGAGCAGGTTATTGGACGAGTGGACGAGCTGTATACAGAACTGAAAAAGGCCGGCGTACGTGTTAAAGTGGACGACCGCAGCGATGTCAGCCCCGGCTGGAAGTTCAATGAATACGAAATGCGCGGCGTGCCTGTTCGACTTGAGCTTGGTCCTCGCGATATGGAGAACGGACAGGTTGTACTCGTCTCCCGGTTGACCGGAGAGAAACGGGTTGTCTCACAGGCCGACCTTGTTGCCGAAATCAAGCGTATGCTGGATGAAATTCAGGCCGGCATGCTGGAGAGGGCTAAGCAGTTCCGCGCGGAGCACTCCTATTCTGTTGAAACACTGGACGAAATGAAATCGCTCATGGAAGAAAAACGCGGTTTCGCTTTGGCCGGGTGGTGCGGTTCTGAGTCATGCGAGAGGCAAGTGAAAGAAGAAACCGGAGCGACAAGCCGCAACATTCCTTTCGAGCCTGCGCAGCAGAAGACACAATGTCTCGTTTGCGGCGAGAAAGCGAAGCATACGGTTGTATTTGCCCGGGCGTATTGA
- a CDS encoding 1-deoxy-D-xylulose-5-phosphate reductoisomerase — MKKLTILGSTGSIGTQTLDVVGSEPEAYEVLGLAAGANVELLIEQSKRFRPRMVCLSTKALADEAAPYLPQGTKVLFGEEGLIEIAAATEADTVVTAIVGSRGLKATMAAIEAGKDIGLANKETLVTAGHLVMKRAAEKGVNVLPIDSEHSAIFQCLNGEPRSAVKRITLTASGGSFRDRTRDQLEGVTVAEALNHPNWSMGAKITIDSATMVNKGLEVIEARWLFDLDYGQIDVLIHPESIIHSYVEFIDNSIIAQLGLPDMRIPIQYALTYPQRRPTPTESLNLIKIGALHFREIDFERYPCLRMAYESGKAGKSAPTVFNAANETAVARFLEGAVTFLEIERIIEQVLSRHTVQDVTDLQAIAEVDAWARNEASSV; from the coding sequence ATGAAAAAACTGACGATTCTCGGTTCAACCGGCTCCATCGGAACGCAGACGCTGGATGTTGTCGGCAGCGAGCCGGAGGCGTACGAAGTGCTCGGTCTTGCGGCTGGTGCAAATGTGGAGCTGCTCATTGAACAATCAAAGCGGTTTCGTCCGCGTATGGTCTGCTTGTCGACAAAAGCGCTGGCGGATGAAGCGGCCCCTTATCTTCCGCAAGGAACGAAAGTGCTGTTCGGCGAAGAGGGACTTATCGAGATCGCTGCTGCCACCGAAGCGGATACCGTCGTTACGGCTATCGTCGGCAGCCGCGGATTGAAGGCGACTATGGCAGCCATTGAAGCGGGCAAAGATATCGGTCTGGCGAACAAGGAAACGCTAGTTACTGCAGGTCATCTCGTCATGAAGCGGGCGGCCGAAAAAGGCGTAAACGTACTCCCCATCGACAGCGAGCATTCGGCTATTTTTCAATGCTTAAACGGCGAACCCCGCTCTGCTGTCAAACGAATCACACTGACCGCTTCCGGAGGTTCGTTCCGCGACCGTACCAGGGATCAGCTTGAAGGGGTGACTGTGGCGGAAGCGCTCAATCATCCGAACTGGTCGATGGGTGCCAAAATAACGATCGATTCCGCAACAATGGTCAACAAAGGGCTTGAGGTTATTGAAGCGCGCTGGCTGTTCGATCTTGATTACGGACAGATCGACGTCCTCATTCATCCGGAGAGCATCATCCATTCTTATGTGGAATTTATAGATAACAGCATTATCGCGCAGCTTGGACTGCCCGATATGCGAATACCGATACAATATGCCCTAACTTACCCGCAGCGCCGTCCGACACCAACGGAATCACTCAACCTGATAAAGATTGGCGCGCTGCATTTTCGCGAAATTGATTTCGAACGTTACCCTTGTCTGCGGATGGCTTATGAGAGCGGCAAAGCGGGAAAATCGGCGCCTACGGTTTTCAATGCCGCCAATGAAACAGCAGTCGCCCGTTTCCTTGAGGGGGCTGTCACTTTCCTTGAAATCGAGCGCATTATCGAGCAGGTGCTTAGCCGGCACACTGTTCAGGACGTAACGGATTTGCAAGCGATCGCCGAGGTCGATGCCTGGGCTCGAAACGAAGCGTCATCCGTCTAA
- a CDS encoding isoprenyl transferase: protein MFQRLRAFFGKTSALLPQALDTDNIPQHIAIIMDGNGRWAKNRGLPRIAGHHSGMKTVKRITMAADRLGVKYLTLYAFSTENWKRPKAEVEFLMKLPQQFLSIELKELIENNVQVRMMGYKEDLPSHTLEAVEEAVRQTAGNTGLVLNFALNYGSRKEMIGAVRQISEAVQAGRLAPQDIEDSHLAEHLLSAGIPDPDLLIRTSGELRLSNFMLWQLAYSEMWFTDVYWPEFTEEHFHDAVREYQRRARRYGGL from the coding sequence GTGTTTCAGCGATTGAGAGCCTTTTTCGGCAAAACGTCCGCATTACTGCCGCAGGCGCTTGATACGGATAACATACCGCAGCACATCGCAATCATTATGGACGGCAATGGCAGATGGGCCAAAAACCGGGGACTTCCGCGTATTGCCGGTCATCATTCCGGGATGAAGACGGTTAAACGAATCACGATGGCGGCCGACCGGCTCGGTGTGAAATACTTGACGTTATACGCGTTTTCAACAGAAAATTGGAAACGTCCGAAGGCGGAGGTCGAGTTTCTAATGAAGCTTCCGCAGCAATTTTTGTCAATCGAGCTTAAGGAACTAATTGAGAATAACGTCCAGGTTCGGATGATGGGGTATAAGGAAGATTTACCGTCACATACGCTTGAGGCCGTAGAAGAAGCGGTGCGCCAGACGGCCGGCAATACAGGTCTTGTTCTCAATTTTGCGCTCAATTACGGCAGCCGTAAGGAAATGATCGGAGCGGTGAGACAGATCAGCGAAGCGGTGCAGGCCGGAAGATTGGCTCCTCAGGATATTGAGGATTCCCACCTGGCCGAGCATCTCTTGTCAGCCGGTATTCCCGACCCTGATTTACTCATCCGAACCAGCGGTGAACTCAGGCTCAGCAATTTTATGTTATGGCAGCTCGCCTATAGCGAAATGTGGTTTACCGACGTCTACTGGCCGGAGTTTACGGAAGAACATTTTCACGATGCCGTTCGCGAATATCAGCGTCGGGCTCGTCGCTACGGCGGTCTGTAA
- the rseP gene encoding RIP metalloprotease RseP, whose translation MHMIQIVFLTVMVFFVIVTIHEWGHFYFAKRAGILVREFAIGFGPKLFSIKRGETRYTLRLVPAGGFVRMAGEDPELVEIQPGQTIAVRLVDNRVTRLFLDRLDERSNVVRGEVESIDIEKALKLVLVSDGVVETYDIEPKALMVSKNKETQIAPIDRQFGSKTVGQRALAIVAGPVMNFVLAFALFAAYYQMAGVPMDHPDRLLIGNISEGMPASKTDLHVGDVIDSINGVKIGTDYEKMIGLISKSPNVPITFNVLRDGKPISFKITPRPDPTTGEGKVGISAAYPTRPVGFGETFTLAGKAMKAMTISIFDGFKKLIMGQFKLDDLGGPVRTAQVTSQIAEQGITELTSWAALLSLYLGIFNLLPIPALDGSRLIFLGLEAVRGRPIDPNRESMVHFIGFAMLMLLMLAVTYNDILRLVRGEH comes from the coding sequence ATGCACATGATACAGATCGTCTTTTTGACGGTAATGGTTTTCTTCGTTATTGTGACTATCCACGAGTGGGGTCATTTTTACTTTGCGAAGCGCGCAGGCATTTTGGTCAGGGAATTCGCGATCGGTTTCGGACCGAAGCTGTTTTCAATTAAACGTGGAGAAACGCGCTATACGCTGCGCTTGGTTCCCGCAGGCGGATTCGTAAGGATGGCAGGGGAAGACCCTGAGCTTGTCGAAATACAGCCGGGACAAACCATTGCAGTCCGACTGGTCGACAACCGGGTAACGAGGTTATTTCTTGATAGGCTCGATGAGCGCTCGAATGTCGTTCGTGGTGAAGTCGAATCCATTGATATTGAGAAAGCGCTCAAGCTTGTACTTGTATCCGACGGTGTAGTGGAAACCTATGATATTGAACCCAAAGCGCTTATGGTTTCCAAAAACAAAGAAACTCAAATAGCTCCGATTGACCGTCAATTCGGAAGCAAAACGGTTGGTCAGCGAGCGCTTGCGATTGTGGCCGGCCCGGTGATGAACTTTGTTCTCGCATTTGCTTTGTTTGCCGCTTATTATCAAATGGCGGGCGTACCGATGGATCATCCCGATCGTTTGCTGATCGGCAATATCAGCGAAGGAATGCCGGCATCGAAGACGGATTTGCACGTGGGTGATGTGATTGACTCAATTAACGGGGTCAAAATCGGGACCGATTACGAGAAAATGATCGGACTAATCAGTAAATCGCCGAATGTTCCGATAACGTTTAACGTCCTTCGGGACGGAAAACCGATAAGCTTTAAAATCACGCCTCGCCCGGATCCGACAACCGGAGAAGGTAAGGTGGGAATTTCAGCCGCGTATCCGACACGTCCCGTAGGGTTCGGCGAAACCTTTACGCTCGCGGGCAAAGCAATGAAAGCGATGACGATCAGTATTTTTGACGGCTTCAAAAAACTGATTATGGGCCAATTCAAGCTTGATGACCTCGGCGGACCCGTTCGGACAGCGCAGGTCACAAGTCAAATTGCTGAACAAGGAATAACGGAGCTCACCTCATGGGCGGCGCTGCTCAGCCTATACCTTGGGATATTCAATTTACTGCCGATACCGGCTCTGGACGGCAGCCGTTTAATCTTTCTCGGGCTGGAGGCGGTTCGCGGACGACCGATCGATCCGAACCGTGAAAGCATGGTGCATTTTATCGGCTTTGCTATGCTGATGCTGCTTATGCTGGCCGTCACGTACAATGACATTTTGCGATTGGTAAGAGGGGAGCACTGA
- the frr gene encoding ribosome recycling factor, translating to MPQSIKKSAEDRMDKAVGALKRDLSTLRAGRATPALLDRVQVEYYGSMTPINQLANINTPDTRTLLIQPWDKSSLGAIEKAIQKSDLGLTPSNDGSTIRIGIPMLTEERRTELVKMTKKFGEEAKVAIRNIRRDANDDIKKLEKTEISEDESRRHQEDVQKTTDKWIAEVDKVLAAKEKEIMEV from the coding sequence GTGCCACAGTCAATCAAGAAAAGTGCGGAAGATCGCATGGACAAAGCGGTCGGCGCATTAAAACGCGATCTTTCAACGCTTCGTGCAGGCCGCGCTACTCCGGCACTGCTCGACCGCGTCCAAGTTGAATATTACGGTTCTATGACCCCGATCAATCAATTGGCGAACATTAATACGCCTGATACCAGAACGCTCCTGATTCAGCCTTGGGATAAATCATCACTTGGCGCTATCGAGAAAGCGATTCAGAAATCTGATTTGGGACTCACCCCTTCCAATGACGGCAGCACCATCCGCATCGGAATACCGATGCTGACGGAGGAGCGCCGAACCGAACTCGTGAAGATGACGAAGAAATTCGGCGAGGAAGCGAAAGTCGCAATCCGGAACATCCGGCGCGACGCCAACGACGATATTAAGAAATTGGAAAAAACCGAAATTTCCGAAGATGAATCGCGCCGTCACCAGGAAGATGTTCAAAAGACCACGGATAAATGGATTGCTGAAGTAGATAAGGTGCTCGCTGCAAAAGAAAAAGAAATTATGGAAGTATAA